The following proteins come from a genomic window of Chloracidobacterium sp.:
- a CDS encoding MOSC domain-containing protein yields MLISEINIYPIKSLKGILLQSSVVEKRGLQFDRRWMLTDPDGTFFTQREVPKMAVLTVEVESGGLRVSSPEEGSVAIPFEPDRGKYQNVTVWQSDVAGEVYVGEVSEWFSDVLGRKCQLVRMPDKSYRHVSKPFDTGDDIVSFADGYPLLLLGEASVGELNERLHDRYHDEEYGEKLPLPMNRFRPNVVVNGSEPFEEDRWARIKIGEAIFRVVKPCARCVMTTVDQSRGQFDGKEPLKTLAGFRMAKDAFPDTFEAFGHTETSVLFGENLIPENPGVVLRTGDPIEVLETRR; encoded by the coding sequence ATGTTAATTTCCGAGATAAACATTTACCCGATCAAATCGCTTAAGGGGATCTTGCTGCAAAGCTCGGTTGTCGAGAAACGTGGGTTGCAGTTCGATCGGCGATGGATGCTGACCGATCCGGACGGCACGTTTTTCACTCAACGTGAGGTCCCGAAAATGGCTGTTTTGACGGTCGAGGTCGAAAGCGGAGGGTTGCGGGTTTCGAGTCCGGAAGAGGGTTCGGTCGCGATCCCGTTCGAGCCCGACCGCGGGAAGTATCAGAATGTGACGGTCTGGCAAAGTGATGTGGCCGGTGAAGTATACGTCGGGGAGGTGAGCGAATGGTTCAGCGACGTTCTGGGTCGAAAATGCCAGCTTGTGCGGATGCCGGACAAATCCTATCGGCACGTTAGCAAACCGTTTGACACCGGCGATGACATCGTCAGCTTTGCGGACGGCTATCCGCTGCTGCTTCTCGGGGAGGCGTCGGTCGGAGAACTGAACGAACGGCTGCATGACCGATATCATGATGAGGAATACGGCGAAAAGCTGCCGCTGCCGATGAACCGTTTTCGTCCGAATGTGGTCGTAAACGGCAGCGAACCATTCGAAGAAGACCGTTGGGCAAGGATCAAGATCGGCGAAGCAATTTTTCGCGTCGTAAAACCGTGTGCACGTTGCGTGATGACGACGGTCGACCAATCCCGCGGGCAATTTGACGGCAAAGAGCCGTTAAAAACGCTCGCCGGATTTAGGATGGCGAAGGACGCGTTTCCCGATACATTCGAGGCATTTGGGCACACCGAGACGAGTGTGCTCTTTGGCGAGAATCTGATACCGGAGAATCCTGGAGTCGTTTTGAGAACAGGCGACCCGATCGAGGTGCTTGAAACTCGGCGTTAG
- a CDS encoding co-chaperone GroES: protein MATNIKPLHDRVIIRRIEDNVNQTAGGLFIPDTAKEKPQEGEVIAAGEGKYKEDGSRQTLDVKAGDRVLFGKYSGSEIKLDGEEFIIMREDEILGIINRAGAAA from the coding sequence ATGGCTACAAACATCAAACCTTTACACGACCGCGTGATCATCAGGCGGATCGAAGACAACGTCAACCAGACGGCTGGCGGGCTCTTCATTCCTGACACTGCAAAAGAAAAGCCGCAGGAAGGCGAGGTCATCGCTGCCGGCGAAGGCAAGTATAAAGAAGACGGCAGCCGTCAGACGCTCGACGTCAAAGCCGGCGACCGTGTGCTTTTCGGTAAATACAGCGGTTCTGAGATCAAGCTCGACGGTGAAGAGTTCATCATCATGCGCGAAGACGAGATCCTCGGCATCATCAACCGTGCTGGAGCTGCTGCGTAG
- the groL gene encoding chaperonin GroEL (60 kDa chaperone family; promotes refolding of misfolded polypeptides especially under stressful conditions; forms two stacked rings of heptamers to form a barrel-shaped 14mer; ends can be capped by GroES; misfolded proteins enter the barrel where they are refolded when GroES binds) gives MAKQVIHGEESRSAILRGVNQLADAVKVTLGPKGRNVVIDKKFGSPTITKDGVTVAKEIELKDSLENMGAQMVREVASKTSDVAGDGTTTATVLAQAIFKEGVRTVAAGANPMALKRGIDKAVTEVVAEIGRLSKPVSGEMIAQVGTVSANGDKTIGTIIAEAMDKVGKDGVITVEESKTMDTSLEVVEGMQFDRGYLSPYFVTDPDRMEASLDEPFILINEKKISNMRDLLPILEQVAKMGRPLLIIAEDVEGEALATLVVNKLRGTLNVAAVKAPGFGDRRKAMLEDIAILTGGKVISEDLGIKLEGVTIEDLGKAKKITIDKENTTIVEGGGSGEAIDGRVKTIRTQIEETSSDYDREKLQERLAKLVGGVAVIKVGAATETEMKEKKARVEDAMHATRAAVEEGIVAGGGVTLVRASKVLNNFDAGEDTDEQIGVNIIKRAVEEPLRQIVANAGKEGAVVVEKIRSEDSEAYGFNAATEKFEDLVAAGVIDPAKVTRYALQNAASIAGLMLTTEAMIADAPEEKGGDHGMGGMGGGMGGMGMGM, from the coding sequence ATGGCAAAACAAGTTATTCATGGAGAAGAATCACGTTCCGCGATTCTACGCGGTGTAAATCAGCTCGCTGACGCTGTAAAGGTGACGCTTGGCCCGAAAGGCCGCAACGTCGTCATCGACAAGAAGTTTGGCTCGCCGACCATCACCAAGGACGGCGTAACGGTCGCAAAAGAGATCGAATTGAAAGATTCGCTCGAGAACATGGGTGCTCAGATGGTCCGCGAAGTGGCCAGCAAGACCTCGGACGTCGCCGGTGACGGTACGACGACCGCAACCGTCCTTGCCCAGGCGATCTTCAAAGAAGGCGTCCGCACGGTTGCCGCCGGTGCAAATCCGATGGCTCTCAAGCGCGGCATCGATAAGGCTGTGACCGAGGTCGTCGCTGAGATCGGCCGTCTCTCGAAGCCGGTTTCGGGCGAGATGATCGCCCAGGTCGGAACGGTTTCGGCAAATGGCGACAAGACGATCGGAACGATCATCGCCGAGGCGATGGACAAGGTCGGCAAAGACGGTGTCATCACGGTCGAAGAATCGAAGACGATGGACACGAGCCTCGAGGTCGTCGAAGGTATGCAGTTTGACCGCGGCTACCTTTCGCCTTACTTCGTTACCGATCCTGACCGGATGGAAGCCTCGCTTGACGAGCCCTTCATCCTCATCAACGAGAAGAAGATCTCGAACATGCGCGACCTTCTGCCGATCCTCGAACAGGTTGCTAAAATGGGCCGTCCGCTGCTCATCATCGCCGAAGACGTCGAAGGCGAAGCTCTTGCGACGCTCGTTGTCAACAAGCTCCGCGGCACATTGAACGTCGCAGCGGTCAAGGCACCGGGCTTTGGCGACCGCCGCAAGGCAATGCTCGAAGACATCGCCATCCTGACGGGCGGCAAGGTCATCAGCGAAGACCTCGGCATCAAGCTTGAAGGCGTGACGATCGAAGACCTCGGCAAAGCCAAGAAGATCACGATCGACAAGGAAAACACCACCATCGTCGAAGGCGGCGGTTCGGGCGAGGCCATCGACGGCCGCGTCAAGACCATTCGCACGCAGATCGAAGAGACCAGCAGCGACTATGACCGCGAGAAGCTCCAGGAGCGTCTTGCTAAATTGGTCGGCGGCGTTGCCGTCATCAAGGTCGGTGCGGCGACCGAGACCGAGATGAAGGAAAAGAAGGCTCGTGTTGAAGACGCAATGCACGCAACCCGTGCTGCGGTCGAAGAAGGCATCGTTGCCGGCGGCGGCGTTACCCTCGTTCGTGCATCGAAGGTGCTCAACAACTTTGACGCCGGCGAGGACACGGACGAGCAGATCGGTGTCAACATCATCAAGCGTGCTGTTGAAGAACCGCTCCGTCAGATCGTTGCCAACGCTGGCAAAGAAGGCGCGGTCGTCGTCGAGAAGATCCGCTCGGAAGACAGCGAAGCCTACGGCTTTAACGCTGCGACCGAGAAGTTCGAAGACCTCGTCGCAGCCGGTGTCATCGACCCCGCAAAGGTCACCCGTTACGCTCTGCAGAACGCAGCTTCGATCGCGGGCCTGATGCTCACCACCGAAGCCATGATCGCCGACGCCCCTGAAGAAAAGGGCGGCGACCATGGTATGGGCGGCATGGGCGGCGGCATGGGCGGCATGGGCATGGGAATGTAG